The stretch of DNA CTTGTCTCATATTTTCATTTTGATTATATTTGGCTTATCACCAAGGAGTTGTCATGTCTGATATTGAAGAATGCGGATGGGGCAGAGCTACGATACGTAATATCGCGAATAAGGTTCGCGAAGTTTCTGGCTTTGATCCGAAACAAAATACAGACTTCAAGACTATTGTTGAAATGTTTGGTGGAAAAGTTTCCAATAACAAAGATGTTTTCTTTGGCGATACGATTGATGTTTTAGGGAAATTAGATTTTACAATTAAGCTACATCCTTTGGCGACAACAGAACGTCAGCGTTTTACTCTAGCTCATGAACTTGGACATTATTTCTTGCACTCTAGGCAAGGTGAAATTCCCT from Fibrobacter sp. encodes:
- a CDS encoding ImmA/IrrE family metallo-endopeptidase, with the protein product MSDIEECGWGRATIRNIANKVREVSGFDPKQNTDFKTIVEMFGGKVSNNKDVFFGDTIDVLGKLDFTIKLHPLATTERQRFTLAHELGHYFLHSRQGEIPLRAFRLGTSLAEREANYFAAELLMPEDMFKEDFAKLPQGLDSDGQISKMAEMYHVSFLAASVRISSLGLH